GCCGCGCAGGGGATAGGCGCCGGTGGCAGAAAGCGCGCGCGTCGAAACCACCATCCTTGGGCCAACGATGACGCCATTTTCGACGGCCTTTTTCAAGTCCACATCCGCGTAAAGCGCACCCTCCGTTTCCACGTCGCGGATGGTGGTAAATCCGTTCATCAAGGCGTTCCGCATCGCCACCGTCGCCCGCAGCGCGCGATAGACCTGGGATTCGCGCAGGATCTGGTCTTCATATTCCTTGTCCGTTGGATCGCCCTGAAGGAGCACGTGCGTGTGGGTATCAATCAAGCCCGGCAGGAGGGTTGCCTGGCCGAGGTCGATCACCTCGGCGCCGGAAGGAATCGTTCCACCCGAGCTGACGGATACGATCCGATTGCCTTCGACCACGACGACCGGATTGGCTATCACCCGGTCGCCTTTGCCGTCAATGAGGCGGGCAGCTTTGATGGCAATCGTCTTGCCGGGAAGAAGGCCCGGAAAAACAAGCGCCATGCCGCAAAGTACGATCAAAGAGAATTTTCTAACTTGCGACATCCCTTTTCTCCTGGAAGGAAGTGCATCGGCCGCCCCGACGTGTCGGGGCGGCCGGTGGCGGGAGCATACACCAAGGGATGGGTCAAGGAAACGGCTGAAGACCGCATCCCGTCACAGCTCAGGCGATTCAGGGGGTATCGCCGATCCTTTGCGAACAGGGGCAAAGGATGTTGCGCCATGCGGGCGTAATCGAAAGAACGCGACAGAAGCCAGCGGTCGGGAAAAAACCCGAGCGCATGGGCGAAGAGGTGGCGCGATGGCTTCGTCCTGAATGAGAGCGCTTCGTCCCGCTTCCCACGAGACGGAGCGTCCCGCCCTGGCGGGATGGATCAGGCCGTAGGTGCTGTGGCCGCGCTGCTCTGGCGTCGCTGCTGAAAGCATTCGCGGCAATAGACCGGCCGTCCCTGGGTCGGCTTGAAGGGTACCGTAGTTTCCTTCCCGCACTGCGAGCACGTTGTCTTGGTTTCTACCCGGTGAAAGCTTGAGGTACCCATTCCATTCGATTGGCCGCGCTTGGTTTTGCAGGGCTTGCATCGCTTGGGCTCATTCTTGAAGCCCTTGTCGGCAAAAAACATCTGTTCGCCCGCTGTAAAAACAAACTCGGCCCCGCATTCCACGCACTTCAGGATCTTATCGCGGTATTCCATACTCGGCTCCGTCTTGAGAGGCCGCTGACCATCCGCTCACCACCTCCGGGATCCGACACACCCTAATGCGGCTCCCATTGGCCGACCAAGACTTGAAAAACTTGCTTGCCCCGATGAAATGGGGACGTGCCCTGCCTGGAACGGTACAGGGCTTGTCCCCGGCTGGGGGTTAGTCCTGTTCGCGTCTGGCTTTTTTGCGGCTGCGTTTGCGGGCCAAAGCTGCCTTGACCCGACGTCTCTCTCCTGGCTTCAAATAGAAGCTGTGCTTCTTGATCTCCTTGATGATGTCGGCCTGCTGCACCTTCCGTTTGAAACGTCGAAGAGCATTTTCGAGAGACTCGCCCTCCTGAATGACTACTTCAGCCATACATGTTCACCCCCAGTCTTTTCGAGGAATGACAATCGCCCTTCATACTGAATCGCGCCGGGCAAGTCAAGCGATATTGCAGAATCTAGTACTTAGCCTCGCCAAGCCCCGACGCGGCGGCGGTGGCAATGCACAAGATTTGGGACCCCACACCGGCCATCAGCGCGCACCTTGCCAGTTCTGGCTGCCAGCGACCCGGCGCTATCTCTTTCCGGCACAAGCGGATGAGTCATATGCGCCCACCAAAAATGGTATTTGGACCCGCTTCGATATCTAGCCACCCTTCTCCCTTCCTCAGCCCTACTCAAGGGGTAGTAGAACGGCTATAATGGCCACCACCGCGCCGGAGGCGGGGTTGGGAGCCGCGCGCTTGCGAACATCCCTTTCCCATGGAATTGATGAAAGAAGCTCTCGGAGTCGTGTTGGCGGGCGGCGCGGGTGAGCGACTCTGGCCGCTGACCCGTGACCGCGCCAAGCCGGCCGTCCCCTTTGGCGGCATCTACCGCATCATTGACGTGGCCCTCTCCAACTGCATCAACTCTGACCTGCGCCGCATTTTCATCCTCACGCAATACAAATCGCTTTCCCTCAACCGCCACATCCGCTGGGGCTGGGTGAACCTGGTTTCGCCTGAGCTGGGGGAATTCGTTGACGTCATTCCGCCGCAGATGCGCGTCTCGAACAACTGGTACCTGGGCACCGCCGACGCGGTCTATCAAAACATCTATTCCATCGGCAGCGAACGCTCCCGCTTTGTCCTGATCCTGTCGGGCGACCATATCTACAAGATGAACTACCAGCGGATGCTGGAGCAGCACGTGGCGGCGGGGGCCGAGGTGACGGTGGCGACGATTGAGGAGGACCCGTCGGAGGCGCATCGCCTGGGGGTGGTGGAGGTGGACCGGGATGGCCGCATCGTCGGCTTCCAGGAGAAGCCCACCCAACCCAAGCGCTCCGTCGAACGCCCGGAAAAAATCCACGCCTCGATGGGCGTTTACGTCTTCAATACCCATACCCTGATTCCCATTCTGCTGGCCGACGCCGAAGATCCCCACTCCACTCACGATTTCGGCCGGGACGTGCTGCCGAAAATCGTGGAAACGCATCGCGTCTTTTCCTTCAACTTCATTGACGAGAACAAGAAGGAAGCCCAGTATTGGCGCGATGTGGGAACCCTCGATGCCTATTACGAAGCCAACATGGACTTGGTGGCCGTCACCCCGGTCTTCAACCTCTACGACCAGAGCTGGCCGCTGCGCACCTACCAGGAACAACTCCCGCCGGCCAAATTTGTCTTTGCCGATCCCGACCGCATGGGCGTGGCCTTGGATTCGATCATTTCGCCGGGCTGCATCGTGTCAGGCGGGCGGGTCAGCCTTTCGGTGCTTTCCTTTGACGTGCGGGTAAACAGCTACTCGGAGATCGAAAACTCGATCATCTTTCCCCACGTGAACATCGGACGCAATGCGCGCCTTCGGCGGGCTATCGTTGACCGCCACGTCTCCGTCCCGGAAGGCGAGGAGATCGGATTCGATCTGGAAAAAGACCGCCAGCGCTACTTTGTGACCGACAGCGGCATTGTCATTGTCGTGCGCGATTCCGCCGCCTTTGAAGAGCCGGAGTAGCAAGCATCCGCGAACCTCGAAGAGCCGTGTGTTAGAATGCGCTCCGGCGATCTGACGCACCCAAATCTCGCTAAACGTTTTGCGCTTGAGGAAGACTCCATGGACAGCGACCCGAAAAGCGAAGCGACCTCCGGGCCCGAAACCGAAAAATTGCCGGTCAGCGATTTCTTTGAACTTCTCGACCAGCGCGTCTATATCCGGACGAATCGCCGAATCGTCGCCCTGTGCGTGCTCAAGAGCAAGTTCCGGACTGAGATGAAGCTCTACGAGTGGGTTTGGAAGGGAGAGGGGAAGGGCTGGAAAGTCGGCCTGGCCAATATCAACGTCGAGGGGATTGACCTCAAGAGAATCGCTGCCGACGCTGAGGCCCTGGCCAAGACCCACGGCATTCCCCTTCGCTGGAGTTCGGCAAGCTGATCCCGCCAGGGCGGGACCGTTCTGGTGCGGGCCTTCCTGGGCTCGCCGGAGCTTCCCGACCGCTCGTGCTATGATTTACCATTCTGTTCGCCCGCGTCGATCCTGCCAGTGATTCCCTGCATGGAGGAAAGAATGCCAGCTATCGAGTGGATACGGGGCCGCGAAATCCTCGACTCGCGCGGCAATCCCACCGTGGAAGCGGAAGTCGGCCTTGCCGGAGGAACGGTGGGACGGGCAGCGGTGCCTTCCGGCGCCTCCACCGGCGAGCATGAAGCGCTCGAGCTGCGCGACGGCGATCAAGCGCGCTACCTGGGCAAAGGCGTGCGCACGGCGGTCGCTAACGTCAACGGGCCCATCGCCGCCGCGCTCAAAGGCAAAGAGGCTTCCGAGCAAGAAGCCCTGGATGGCTTGATGATTTCTTTGGACAGCACGCCGAATAAAGGCAAACTCGGCGCCAACGCCATCCTGGCCGTTTCTATGGCATGCGCGCGGGCGGCCGCCCAGGCGAAGGGCATCGCCCTTTATCGCTATCTCGGCGGCTTGCCCCGATGGGATCGGGGCGAGGGCCGAGCAACGCTCCCGGCGCCGATGATGAACATTTTGAACGGCGGCGCCCATGCTGACAATTCGGTGGACCTGCAGGAATTCATGGTAATGCCGGTGGGCGCCTCTTCTTTTTCCGAAGCTCTTCGCATGGGCGTCGAGGTTTTTCACACCCTCAAATCGGTCCTGAAGAAGCGCGGCTATGCGACGGCGGTGGGCGATGAGGGCGGCTTTGCTCCGAATTTGAAATCGAATGTTGAAGCCGTCGAGTTCATCCTCGAGGCCGTCGTCCAGGCCGGCTACCGGGCGGGCGAGCAGGTGGCGATTGCGCTTGATCCGGCGGCGAGCGAGTTCTACCAAAACGGCCGGTACGTATTCAAAAAGTCGGATGGCTCGACCCGCTCGAACGAGCAAATGGTAGCCTTTTATGCCGATTGGGTGCGCCAGTATCCGATTGTTTCGATCGAAGACGGCCTGGCGGAGGATGATTGGGCGGGGTGGAAGATGCTTACCGCCGCGCTCGGCCAAAAAGTCCAGCTCGTCGGCGACGATCTCTTCGTAACCAGCACGGAACGACTCGGCCGCGGCATCCGCGAGGGCATTGCCAATGCGATCTTGATCAAATTGAATCAGATTGGGACGGTGACGGAAACGATCGAGGCCATTCGCATGGCGCAGAAGGCCGGCTATGCGGCGATTGTGTCCCATCGCTCCGGCGAAACGGAAGATGCGTTCATTTCCGACTTCGTCGTGGCCATGGGCACCGGGCAGATCAAGACCGGTTCAGCCTCGCGCACCGACCGCATCGCCAAGTACAACCAGTTGCTGAGGATTGAAGAAGAGCTGGGGTCTCGTGCTCGCTTCCCCGGCCGCAGCGCCCTGGCCGTTAAGTCCGCGGCCATTTGACACGCCCTGAAATTAGAAACAAGGAAGGGAGAGGTGGAATGATGGAGCAAGAAACCCTAGCCCCAACCTCAGACGACAAGACGCTTGCCTTCCTGGCCCAGTTCCTGCAGGTGTTCACTTGGTTCATCGGGCCGCTGGTGATTTATGTGGTCAAACGTGAGTCTCGCTTCGTGGCCTTCCACGCGATGCAGGCTCTGCTTTGGCAAGTCGTCTACTTCGTGCTCTCTATGATCTGCATGGCACTGTTCTTTGTCACGTTCTTTATGAGCGCGGCCTCACGCGGGGGACCACAGTCGCCATCCCAGGGGCCTCCGGTCGCATTTTTGATATTTTTCCCCTTGATCTGGCTGATGATGATGGGCGGCTGGGTTCTGACTCTCGTGATCGGCATCGTGTTCGGCATCAGGGCGATGCGGGGCGAGTGGGCCGCATATCCAATCATCGGCCGTTGGGCCCGGCGGATCATCGGTGCCTGAGGGCTAGGCTGGGATTCAATTCCCCGAGGCAGGAGCCCTTCGGCTGCGCTCAGGGCAAGCCTCGGGGCTCCGAGGAACCTTGTAACTGTATATGCCAAAACGACCGAGACCGATTGTACTGACGGTGCTGGATGGCTGGGGCTACCGCGAAGAGCGAGAGAATAACGCCATCGCGCTCGCGCGCACGCCGAACTACGACCAGCTCTGCCGGAAATATCCCTGGGTGACGATCGCGACCTCGGGCGAAGCCGTCGGGCTTCCTCAAGGCCAGATGGGCAACTCCGAGGTCGGCCACCTCAACATCGGCGCCGGGCGGATTGTCCACATGGACATCACCCGGCTTGACCTGATGATCGCAAGCGGAGAATTTTTTCAAAACGAGCTGCTTCTCCAAGCGATAGCCCGCGGCCGCGAGCGGCAGCTTCATCTGATTGGCCTGGTCTCCGACGGCGGCGTTCACTCCCACATCAACCATCTGATGGCGTTGCTCAAGATGGCGCAGCAGAACAAGGTGGAGCGCGTGTTTGTCCAGGCGATCATGGACGGCCGCGACACCTCCCCCACCGCCGGGGTGGACTACCTCCGCCAGGTCGAACAGAAGATGCGCGAGTACGGCACCGGCCAGATTGCCACGGTGACGGGCCGCTACTTCGCCATGGACCGTGATAATCGCTGGCCGCGCATCGAGAAAGCCTACTGCGCGATGGTCCACGGAGAAGCGGCGTACAAGTCGAGCGACCCCATCGAAGCTCTCCGGCGCAGCTACGACCAGGGCGTCACGGATGAATTTGTGCTGCCCATGGTGATTACTGGCAAGCCCGATTCGGGCAAGGCGGGAAAGCCGCGCGGGCGAATCCAGGACGACGACGCGGTCATCTTTTTCAATTTTCGCGCCGACCGCGCCCGGCAGACCACCCGGGCGCTGGCCGAGCCAAATTTCGACAAATTCGTTGACCCGAAGCGGCCGAAGAATCTCTTCTTCGTCACGATGACGCAGTACGACAAAACCTTCACCTGGGTCCCCCACGTCATCGGCCAGCAGGAAGTGGAAAACATCCTGGCCAATGTGTTTTCCGGCCTCGGCTTCCGCAACCTGCGCGTCGCCGAAACGGAGAAGTATGCCCACGTGACCTATTTCTTTAACGGGGGCGTGGAAAAGCCCTTCCCCGGCGAGGAACGTATTCTGGTCCCTTCCCCCAAAGTGCCCACCTACGACCTCCAGCCGGAAATGAGCGCCGCCGGGGTTGCGGAAACGGTGGTGAAGGCGATCGAGAAGGGAGACTTCGACGCCATCATCATGAATTTTGCCAATGCCGACATGGTCGGCCACTCCGGCAAACTGGAAGCGGCCATCAAGGCGGTGGAAGCGGTGGATGCGTGTCTCGGGCGAATCTACCGGACGATGGCGGCCAAAGGCGGGGCATGGATCGTCACGGCAGACCACGGGAACGCCGAATTGATGCTCGATCCGGTGACCGGCGGGCCTCACACCGCCCATACGACGAATCCCGTTCCCTTCGTCTGCCTCACCGACAACGCACAATTGCGGCTCCGGCCGGGCGGCTCGCTTCGAGACGTATCTCCAACCTTGCTCGGTATCCTCGGTATTCCCCAGCCGAAAGAAATGACCGGCTGCGACCTTCGCATGTGCCCGTAGTTTTCCCGCCCTCGCCCGAAAACGCATCCGGCACCCTCCGCGGCCAAAGCGAATACCGGACGAAGGAATCACGCGAAGGGACCACAGTTCACCGGAGCTACAAACGGAGGCGGGAAGCTGCTAGGATGACCGCCGCCATGACTCGCGATCCTTCCTCGACCAAGTTCCTGCTTTGCATCTGGCATCGGTTTGAGCTTTGGCGGCCGCCCGAGTGGTTCGCCGAGATGATCCGGACGCGCTGGCCGGCGCTCGAGTTTGTCCATCTTCCCTCCTACGACGGCCTCGAGCGCGAAATCGGCGACACAAACATTTTTGCCGGATTTTCGCTCCGGCCGGAACAGTTCGCTCTGGCAAGAGAACTCGAGTGGATTCACTGCCTGGCGGCGGGCGTGAACCAGCTTATGCAGCCGGCCATCGTGGCCAGCGACGTCTTGATTACGAATTCGCGTGGCGTCCATGCAGTGGCCATGGCCGAGCACACCCTCGGGCTTATCCTCGCGCTCGCCCGACACCTGCCGTCGGCGGTCCGCTATCAGGACGAGCGCCACTGGTCGCAGTCGGAGATCTGGGGGGAGGAGCCTCATCCCATGGAGCTGGGGGGACGGACGCTCGTCATCATCGGCTTTGGCGCTATAGGCCGTGAGTTGGCGCGAAGGGCGAAGGCGCTCGGCATGAACGTGGTCGCCGTAAGAAAACGGGCCAACGAGGACACGGAACCTGCCGACGCGGTCTTTGAAAGCGGACGCTTGCTGGAGGCGCTTGCCGCAGGCGACTTTGTCGTCGTAGCCGCTCCGGAAACTTCCGAGACGATTGGTCTGATCAACGCCCGCACCCTCGCCGCCATGAAGCCCACCGCTTATCTCCTGAACGTCAGCCGCGGCACGCTGGTGAATGCAGCCGACTTGATCCAAGCGCTCGGCGCCGGGCAGATTGCCGGAGCAGCACTCGACGTAACCGATCCGGAGCCGCTTCCGCCCGATCACGCTCTTTGGTCGGCGCCGCGGCTGCTCATCACCCCGCACGTCTCGGCCGTGAGCGAGCGGCTCTGGCATCGCCACGCCGCCTTGTTGCTCAACAATCTGGAACGCTGGTTTTCCGGGCGGGAATTGCTCAACCTGGTGGACAAGAAGCGCGGATATTGATCGTTATCTTTGAGGAAACCCCACCCTTTCTTTTGCATTAGTGGGACGAATCGCGCGCCGGGGTTATGTAAGGGCTCCTAGCCCTTGGGAGAGTAATATCCCTCTCGGGCGTGGACCACGATTTTGTGCTTCTTTCCTTTTTGGTCCTGCGCCGTAAGCGGCTGGCCATCCGGGCCGACGACCTGAACCTTGATCTTGTGGAATTTTCCGTCCCGGGCGCGCTGGGTGGGCGTGTAGGCGATGGTGTACTGATTGCGCAGGCGGTTGGCAATGTCTTTAAAGATGGAAGGCATCTCCCCGAAGAAGCGCGGGAAATAGGCCTGCCCACCGCTCATTTGAGAGAAGCTTCGAAGCTGGTTGTCCCACTGGAGCCAACCCACTCGCTGCGCGCCGGAGGCGTAGCCCCTAGCATCGAGCCTCTCTCGGATGTCCTGCCCCTGGCCGACCGAGAAGATTGTCACATCGGAGTTCTGCGCCGCCTTATAGGCCTGATCGAGAGTAGCTTTACTGAAGGTGTCCATCCCCGTGCTGATGAGCAAGATGCTTTTCTTCCCTTTGACGTCCTTCAGCCGGCCGAGGGTGTCAATGAGGGCGTCAAACAGGTTCGACTCGCGGAAGGCGGCGAATCCCAGCCCGCGCAGCGCGTCGGCGACCTCCCGGCGGCTGTGGGTGAAGTCCACCTCGAGTCGCGGCTTCATGTCGTAGGTTACCAGCGCCACCCAGTCCTCCGGCTTGAGATGATTGAGGAAGGCATAAGCCGTGTCATAGATCTGGTAGATGACGTACCCGACCGCCCGCGAGCCCTCAATCAACATGACCATGGTCATCGGCGCTTCGCTCGGGCCAAAGGCGCTAATCTCCTGCGGCTGGCCATCGTCCAGGATGCGGAAATTTTCCTTTTTCAGCTCGGTGATGATGTCGCCGCGCTCAGTAGTCACCATGACGGGCACTTGCACGACCGGCACTTCGACCGCGATGGTATAGGTCTCCTCCTGTCGGGGCGGGCCTTCCTTTTGCTTCTTTTCTTGCGCCAAACCGGGCAGCGGCGCCATCAGGCAGCCAGCGGCAATCCCGCACAGCGGGACCAGCAGCCGTTTCCAAAACGAAATGCGTCTCATGCTATTCCTCCGCGCTTTCCGACAACCTTCCTCTGAGGGCCTTCGAGAAATCTTGCCACCTGCCCTCACAAACGTCAACCCATGGTAGTATGACTCGTTTTTGAGAGGAAACGTTGCGCCGGAGGGTTCTCATGCTGCGAAGAATTTTTGCTTTCTCCCTGGTTTTGCTGGGGTTATGCGTCGCTGGCCGGCAGCCTGCCCGAGCCCAATCCGCACTCGACTGGAACGCGCTTGGCCGCGAGGGCACCGAATACCTTTCCCGCCTGCTCCAGTTTGATACGACCAATCCGCCGGGCAACGAACTGGCCGCCGCGCAATACCTCAAATCTATCCTGGACAGGGAAGGCATACCGGCCGAGGTGATCGAGACGGCTCCGGCTCGCGGGGTGGTCATCGCCCGGCTTTCCGCCGAACCGCCATCGGCTCCGGACCAGGCGTTGCTGCTCCTGGCCCACCTGGACGTGGTCGGCGTGGATCGCGCCAAGTGGGAGGTGGATCCCTTCGGCGGCGTGACCAAAGAGGGTGAACTTTATGGCCGCGGCGCGCTCGATGACAAAGGCCAGGTGATCGCCAATCTCATGGCGATGCTGGCGATCAAGCGCTCCGGCGTCCCCGTGAAACGAGACATCATTTTCTTTGCCGAGGGCGACGAAGAATCGGGCGGCGATCTGGGCATGCTCTACACCGCCCAAAAGCACTGGGAAAAAATTCGCGCCGGCTACGCCATCAACGAGGGCGGGCGGGTGGTGGCGCGCCCCGATCCCGCGAAGCGGGCTGCGGCCGGCGGCGTGGCAACCATCGGCGTGCAGAATAGCGAGAAGCTTTCTTACGCCGTCGAGGTGATTGCCACCGGGCCCAGCGGTCACGCCTCGATGCCGCTCGTAGGAAACCCGGTCGTTCACCTTGCTGCCGCCGTGGCCAGGCTCGCCGCCTACCAGGCTCCGGCTGAGCTGAACACAACCACGCGCCGCTATTTTGAACAACTCGCCAAGATCGAAGACCCGGAGACGGCCAAATGGATGCGCCTGCTTGAGGACCCGATGCGCGGCGCGGAGGCAGCGCGAAGATTGAGCGAGAACCCGGCGTGGAATTCGATGCTGCGCAATACCGTCTCGCCGACGATTCTTCGCGCCGGCCTGCGCGTCAACGTTATCCCGTCGGAGGCTCGCGCCACGCTCAATATCCGCCTGCTGCCGGGAAAAGACATCGGAACTTTCGTCCAAGAGCTGGAAAA
The window above is part of the Candidatus Acidiferrales bacterium genome. Proteins encoded here:
- the rpsU gene encoding 30S ribosomal protein S21, which translates into the protein MAEVVIQEGESLENALRRFKRKVQQADIIKEIKKHSFYLKPGERRRVKAALARKRSRKKARREQD
- the glgC gene encoding glucose-1-phosphate adenylyltransferase → MKEALGVVLAGGAGERLWPLTRDRAKPAVPFGGIYRIIDVALSNCINSDLRRIFILTQYKSLSLNRHIRWGWVNLVSPELGEFVDVIPPQMRVSNNWYLGTADAVYQNIYSIGSERSRFVLILSGDHIYKMNYQRMLEQHVAAGAEVTVATIEEDPSEAHRLGVVEVDRDGRIVGFQEKPTQPKRSVERPEKIHASMGVYVFNTHTLIPILLADAEDPHSTHDFGRDVLPKIVETHRVFSFNFIDENKKEAQYWRDVGTLDAYYEANMDLVAVTPVFNLYDQSWPLRTYQEQLPPAKFVFADPDRMGVALDSIISPGCIVSGGRVSLSVLSFDVRVNSYSEIENSIIFPHVNIGRNARLRRAIVDRHVSVPEGEEIGFDLEKDRQRYFVTDSGIVIVVRDSAAFEEPE
- the eno gene encoding phosphopyruvate hydratase yields the protein MPAIEWIRGREILDSRGNPTVEAEVGLAGGTVGRAAVPSGASTGEHEALELRDGDQARYLGKGVRTAVANVNGPIAAALKGKEASEQEALDGLMISLDSTPNKGKLGANAILAVSMACARAAAQAKGIALYRYLGGLPRWDRGEGRATLPAPMMNILNGGAHADNSVDLQEFMVMPVGASSFSEALRMGVEVFHTLKSVLKKRGYATAVGDEGGFAPNLKSNVEAVEFILEAVVQAGYRAGEQVAIALDPAASEFYQNGRYVFKKSDGSTRSNEQMVAFYADWVRQYPIVSIEDGLAEDDWAGWKMLTAALGQKVQLVGDDLFVTSTERLGRGIREGIANAILIKLNQIGTVTETIEAIRMAQKAGYAAIVSHRSGETEDAFISDFVVAMGTGQIKTGSASRTDRIAKYNQLLRIEEELGSRARFPGRSALAVKSAAI
- a CDS encoding DUF4870 domain-containing protein, coding for MMEQETLAPTSDDKTLAFLAQFLQVFTWFIGPLVIYVVKRESRFVAFHAMQALLWQVVYFVLSMICMALFFVTFFMSAASRGGPQSPSQGPPVAFLIFFPLIWLMMMGGWVLTLVIGIVFGIRAMRGEWAAYPIIGRWARRIIGA
- the gpmI gene encoding 2,3-bisphosphoglycerate-independent phosphoglycerate mutase, which codes for MPKRPRPIVLTVLDGWGYREERENNAIALARTPNYDQLCRKYPWVTIATSGEAVGLPQGQMGNSEVGHLNIGAGRIVHMDITRLDLMIASGEFFQNELLLQAIARGRERQLHLIGLVSDGGVHSHINHLMALLKMAQQNKVERVFVQAIMDGRDTSPTAGVDYLRQVEQKMREYGTGQIATVTGRYFAMDRDNRWPRIEKAYCAMVHGEAAYKSSDPIEALRRSYDQGVTDEFVLPMVITGKPDSGKAGKPRGRIQDDDAVIFFNFRADRARQTTRALAEPNFDKFVDPKRPKNLFFVTMTQYDKTFTWVPHVIGQQEVENILANVFSGLGFRNLRVAETEKYAHVTYFFNGGVEKPFPGEERILVPSPKVPTYDLQPEMSAAGVAETVVKAIEKGDFDAIIMNFANADMVGHSGKLEAAIKAVEAVDACLGRIYRTMAAKGGAWIVTADHGNAELMLDPVTGGPHTAHTTNPVPFVCLTDNAQLRLRPGGSLRDVSPTLLGILGIPQPKEMTGCDLRMCP
- a CDS encoding D-2-hydroxyacid dehydrogenase: MTAAMTRDPSSTKFLLCIWHRFELWRPPEWFAEMIRTRWPALEFVHLPSYDGLEREIGDTNIFAGFSLRPEQFALARELEWIHCLAAGVNQLMQPAIVASDVLITNSRGVHAVAMAEHTLGLILALARHLPSAVRYQDERHWSQSEIWGEEPHPMELGGRTLVIIGFGAIGRELARRAKALGMNVVAVRKRANEDTEPADAVFESGRLLEALAAGDFVVVAAPETSETIGLINARTLAAMKPTAYLLNVSRGTLVNAADLIQALGAGQIAGAALDVTDPEPLPPDHALWSAPRLLITPHVSAVSERLWHRHAALLLNNLERWFSGRELLNLVDKKRGY
- a CDS encoding VWA domain-containing protein, whose amino-acid sequence is MRRISFWKRLLVPLCGIAAGCLMAPLPGLAQEKKQKEGPPRQEETYTIAVEVPVVQVPVMVTTERGDIITELKKENFRILDDGQPQEISAFGPSEAPMTMVMLIEGSRAVGYVIYQIYDTAYAFLNHLKPEDWVALVTYDMKPRLEVDFTHSRREVADALRGLGFAAFRESNLFDALIDTLGRLKDVKGKKSILLISTGMDTFSKATLDQAYKAAQNSDVTIFSVGQGQDIRERLDARGYASGAQRVGWLQWDNQLRSFSQMSGGQAYFPRFFGEMPSIFKDIANRLRNQYTIAYTPTQRARDGKFHKIKVQVVGPDGQPLTAQDQKGKKHKIVVHAREGYYSPKG
- a CDS encoding M20/M25/M40 family metallo-hydrolase, whose translation is MLRRIFAFSLVLLGLCVAGRQPARAQSALDWNALGREGTEYLSRLLQFDTTNPPGNELAAAQYLKSILDREGIPAEVIETAPARGVVIARLSAEPPSAPDQALLLLAHLDVVGVDRAKWEVDPFGGVTKEGELYGRGALDDKGQVIANLMAMLAIKRSGVPVKRDIIFFAEGDEESGGDLGMLYTAQKHWEKIRAGYAINEGGRVVARPDPAKRAAAGGVATIGVQNSEKLSYAVEVIATGPSGHASMPLVGNPVVHLAAAVARLAAYQAPAELNTTTRRYFEQLAKIEDPETAKWMRLLEDPMRGAEAARRLSENPAWNSMLRNTVSPTILRAGLRVNVIPSEARATLNIRLLPGKDIGTFVQELEKVVADPQVKLQAQAISQSDAPSSPFDTPLFTAIEKASAKVFPGAVITPYMSTWGTDSVELRLKGVVAYGLLPFPLTDQQIAGYHADNERIPLDSFREGCRYLFEIVREFVSSP